In Petrotoga miotherma DSM 10691, the following proteins share a genomic window:
- the fliJ gene encoding flagellar export protein FliJ, translating to MKFEFRLERLKDLKKILEDNARIELGKKSKQRQLVEDEINQISNKIDTFSTEFIKEVKDTISITKLSNMVEYKNYLNEQLSQLRLVLQEKLQEEEMARQNYLKAKNEKDILQKLKDKRFDEFKIREKRADIKELDEIARLNHQPREENYE from the coding sequence TTGAAATTTGAATTTCGTCTAGAACGGTTGAAAGATCTAAAAAAAATTTTAGAAGATAACGCAAGAATAGAATTGGGTAAAAAAAGTAAACAAAGGCAGTTAGTTGAAGACGAAATTAATCAGATCAGTAATAAGATCGATACCTTTTCAACAGAATTTATAAAAGAGGTAAAAGATACTATCTCAATTACTAAACTATCAAATATGGTAGAGTATAAAAATTATTTAAATGAGCAATTATCACAACTACGTTTAGTGTTACAAGAAAAGTTACAAGAAGAAGAAATGGCACGACAAAATTATTTAAAGGCCAAAAACGAAAAAGATATTCTTCAAAAACTTAAAGATAAAAGATTTGACGAATTTAAAATTCGGGAAAAGAGGGCCGATATAAAAGAATTAGATGAAATTGCAAGATTAAACCATCAACCAAGGGAGGAGAATTATGAATAA
- a CDS encoding 5-(carboxyamino)imidazole ribonucleotide mutase — MSKKVLLISGSQSDEIFVKTAIDLFEEWKMSYDYKVFSAHRNLKELSKFIEELPSNEYSVIIAVAGLSAALPGVIASLTNLPVIGVPRDVGPLNGIDALLSMVQMPSGVPVATMGIGSSGMKNAAYFAKRLIEGEKDGR, encoded by the coding sequence TTGAGTAAGAAAGTCCTTTTGATATCTGGAAGTCAATCGGATGAGATTTTTGTAAAAACTGCCATTGACCTCTTTGAAGAATGGAAAATGAGTTACGATTACAAAGTGTTTAGTGCTCACAGGAATTTGAAAGAGCTAAGCAAATTTATTGAAGAACTTCCCAGTAACGAGTATAGTGTCATAATAGCTGTTGCCGGTCTTTCTGCTGCCTTGCCTGGTGTAATCGCTTCATTAACCAACCTCCCCGTTATTGGTGTCCCTAGAGATGTAGGTCCTTTAAATGGAATAGATGCATTACTTTCTATGGTACAGATGCCCAGTGGGGTGCCTGTTGCAACTATGGGAATTGGAAGTAGTGGGATGAAAAATGCAGCATACTTTGCAAAAAGGTTGATAGAAGGTGAAAAAGATGGAAGATAA
- a CDS encoding radical SAM protein — translation MEILPSYMKLYESGELHKRRNYLMKRLEKCDLCPRQCKVNRLTNVGTCRVGNEIKISEYVLYPGEEPVLQGENGAGGIFFSNCTMRCVYCQNFNFSQLGFGKNISTIDLAEIFLKLQNEMKAANLDLVTATPYLPFIFDALIYAIERGFRLPIVWNTSSYENIETLKLMEDVVDIYLADIRYTSNIVGKRYSGVKDYWSNVQIAIKEMHRQIGETFIVDEKSNILKKGIIIRILVLPNLINQAKEALKFLKYEISEKIHISLMDQYVPVYKAKNYKKLSRYLYKSEYQEVVDYLYELGFKNGWIQTHNLKENNEVFSTSQ, via the coding sequence ATGGAAATTTTACCTTCTTACATGAAGTTATACGAGTCAGGTGAACTTCATAAAAGACGTAATTATTTGATGAAACGATTAGAAAAATGTGATCTTTGCCCTCGGCAGTGTAAAGTAAATAGGTTAACAAATGTTGGAACTTGTAGGGTCGGGAACGAAATAAAAATTTCCGAGTATGTTCTTTATCCTGGAGAAGAGCCTGTATTGCAAGGAGAAAATGGTGCAGGTGGTATTTTCTTTAGCAATTGTACGATGAGGTGTGTTTATTGTCAGAATTTTAATTTTAGTCAACTGGGTTTCGGAAAGAACATTTCAACAATCGACTTAGCAGAAATTTTCTTAAAATTACAGAATGAAATGAAGGCTGCTAATTTGGATTTGGTAACTGCCACCCCATACTTACCTTTTATTTTTGATGCTTTGATATATGCAATAGAACGAGGATTTCGATTACCCATTGTATGGAATACTTCCTCTTATGAAAACATTGAAACTTTGAAGCTGATGGAGGATGTCGTTGATATATATTTGGCTGATATAAGGTATACTAGTAATATCGTTGGTAAACGATATTCAGGGGTAAAAGATTATTGGAGTAATGTCCAAATAGCTATTAAAGAGATGCATCGTCAGATTGGTGAAACTTTTATAGTAGATGAAAAGTCTAACATTTTGAAAAAAGGAATAATAATTCGTATTCTAGTTTTACCCAATCTAATAAACCAAGCGAAAGAAGCCTTAAAATTCTTAAAGTATGAAATTTCCGAAAAGATACATATCAGTTTAATGGACCAGTACGTTCCGGTTTATAAGGCAAAAAATTATAAAAAATTATCAAGATATTTATACAAATCAGAATATCAGGAAGTAGTCGACTATTTGTATGAATTAGGATTTAAAAATGGTTGGATTCAGACTCATAATTTAAAAGAAAACAATGAAGTTTTTTCAACGTCACAATAA
- the purS gene encoding phosphoribosylformylglycinamidine synthase subunit PurS — MIKEEQKTFRFEVKVKLREGILDPQGATTFKVLRRLNYNVESVRFGKSIELDIKEDSYETAKDKAKEIAYKILTNPVLEDFEIIDLNRK; from the coding sequence ATGATTAAGGAGGAACAGAAAACTTTCCGATTTGAAGTAAAAGTAAAGTTAAGAGAAGGAATTTTAGACCCACAGGGAGCTACTACTTTCAAGGTTTTAAGAAGGTTGAATTACAACGTTGAAAGTGTAAGATTTGGAAAAAGTATAGAATTAGACATAAAAGAAGATAGCTATGAAACAGCCAAAGATAAAGCTAAAGAAATAGCGTATAAAATTTTAACCAATCCTGTTTTAGAAGATTTTGAAATCATCGATTTGAATAGGAAGTGA
- a CDS encoding arsenate reductase ArsC, which translates to MNKIKVLFLCSRNSARSQMAQAFLKKYGDDKFEAYSAGLEASEIHPLTIKVMEEKGISMDGQYSKSLDIYLNDRFGFLITVCSKAEKECPFFPGVSIRLYWPFDDPASAQGSEEEQLEVFRKVRDQIEKKVIDFVENTDKYSNIKDNFRV; encoded by the coding sequence ATGAATAAGATCAAAGTTTTGTTCTTATGTTCGAGAAATTCTGCAAGAAGTCAGATGGCTCAGGCGTTTTTGAAGAAATACGGAGATGATAAGTTCGAGGCTTACAGTGCTGGTTTAGAAGCAAGTGAAATTCATCCTTTGACCATAAAAGTCATGGAAGAGAAAGGAATATCTATGGACGGGCAATACTCAAAGAGTTTGGACATATACTTGAACGATAGGTTTGGTTTTTTAATAACTGTCTGCTCCAAAGCAGAAAAAGAATGTCCTTTTTTCCCTGGCGTTAGTATAAGACTATACTGGCCCTTTGATGATCCAGCCAGTGCTCAAGGTTCTGAAGAAGAACAATTAGAAGTATTTCGAAAGGTAAGAGATCAAATAGAAAAAAAGGTAATTGATTTTGTGGAAAATACTGATAAATACTCCAATATAAAAGATAATTTTCGAGTGTAA
- a CDS encoding sigma-54 interaction domain-containing protein has translation MKEVELMRYVVDQLQDGVMAIDERERIFYINDSACRILGVDKEKIIGQNVVENVPNTRLHIVLRTGEPEYDKLQSLGDKVILTSRIPIKNDNNETIAVAAVFRDITTLQKLAEEITNLREMEALLTSIIDSTSDAISVADQEGRVTMVNRAYTRITGLTPREVIGKPATIDLAEGESLHIQCAREKKPIYNVRKKLATNKKEVVASVTPLFVKNEFKGSVAVIHDISEIQRLINELEATKRMLKKESATHTFDDLVVKSEIMKDVIAQASKVASVDVDLLLIGEFGVGKEVLAQAIHNASARKEGPYLKLNFSLISKERQEEYLFGENSYLVRANEGTLFLENIDLMDIEMQRKLLAFLKDNVFDTNYYDFVPDVRFIFATTEDLKILSGLGKFSKELLYKISVVSIEVPSLRERKEDIPELAQQLLHSLNRKYGRIVYGFTEDALNKLKNYSWPGNIRELENVIDRAMLAMDNSDSIVTSTHIPDLIENVEEVKGTLKEMTEDFEKKIIIEVLEASHGNKTEVARKLGLTVRNLYYKLDRYGIK, from the coding sequence ATGAAAGAAGTAGAACTGATGCGATACGTTGTTGATCAGTTACAAGATGGAGTAATGGCCATAGATGAAAGGGAAAGAATTTTTTACATAAACGACTCCGCCTGTAGGATTTTAGGAGTTGATAAAGAAAAAATAATTGGACAAAATGTAGTTGAAAATGTTCCAAATACAAGATTGCACATTGTTTTAAGAACCGGGGAACCAGAATACGACAAATTACAAAGTTTAGGGGATAAAGTTATTTTAACTTCCCGTATCCCTATAAAAAATGATAATAATGAAACTATCGCTGTTGCCGCTGTTTTCAGAGATATTACCACATTACAAAAGTTAGCCGAAGAGATTACTAATCTAAGAGAAATGGAAGCACTTTTAACTTCTATAATTGATTCTACCTCAGATGCCATTTCTGTGGCTGATCAAGAAGGTCGTGTTACCATGGTCAACAGAGCTTATACAAGAATCACAGGACTAACACCGAGAGAGGTCATTGGTAAGCCTGCCACTATAGATTTGGCAGAAGGTGAAAGTTTACATATTCAATGTGCAAGAGAGAAAAAACCTATATACAATGTAAGAAAAAAATTAGCTACGAACAAAAAAGAAGTAGTAGCAAGCGTCACCCCACTTTTTGTTAAAAATGAGTTTAAAGGAAGTGTCGCCGTTATTCATGATATTTCTGAGATTCAAAGATTAATAAACGAGCTTGAAGCAACAAAAAGGATGCTAAAAAAAGAGAGTGCCACCCACACCTTCGACGATTTAGTGGTTAAATCTGAAATTATGAAAGATGTAATAGCTCAAGCAAGTAAAGTAGCATCAGTAGACGTGGATCTTTTATTAATAGGCGAATTTGGAGTAGGAAAAGAGGTTCTAGCACAAGCTATTCACAACGCAAGTGCAAGGAAAGAGGGGCCGTATCTAAAATTAAATTTTTCTTTGATTTCAAAAGAAAGACAAGAAGAGTACCTTTTTGGGGAAAATAGTTATTTGGTACGAGCGAATGAAGGGACCCTTTTTTTGGAAAATATTGATCTGATGGATATAGAAATGCAGAGAAAACTTTTAGCCTTTCTTAAAGACAACGTTTTCGATACGAATTATTACGATTTTGTTCCTGATGTTAGGTTTATTTTTGCAACCACAGAAGATTTAAAGATTCTTTCTGGTTTGGGGAAATTTTCTAAAGAGCTTTTATACAAAATTTCAGTAGTAAGTATAGAAGTTCCATCATTAAGAGAAAGAAAAGAAGACATTCCTGAACTGGCTCAACAACTATTACATAGTCTAAATAGAAAGTATGGAAGAATAGTTTATGGATTTACTGAAGATGCCTTGAATAAATTAAAGAATTATTCGTGGCCAGGAAACATAAGAGAGTTGGAAAACGTAATTGACCGGGCCATGTTGGCAATGGACAACAGCGATTCCATAGTAACTTCCACACACATTCCCGATTTGATAGAAAACGTTGAAGAAGTTAAAGGAACGCTTAAAGAAATGACTGAAGACTTCGAGAAGAAGATAATTATAGAAGTACTTGAAGCAAGCCACGGTAATAAAACAGAAGTTGCCCGTAAACTGGGTTTAACTGTGAGAAATCTTTATTATAAGCTGGATAGATACGGCATCAAGTAA
- the purC gene encoding phosphoribosylaminoimidazolesuccinocarboxamide synthase gives MEDKKNFELLYEGKAKKVYKFDEQKLLIKFKDDVTAFNGLKKDQILNKGKINKKISKFFFEMLNKEGINTHYINDYDENSFVAKWTDLIPLEVIVRNYTAGSFCKRYGVKKGLIFDYPLIEFSLKNDELGDPMITKDAVLLLKVTTEDILDEITSISKKVNDILSDYLKSKGIILVDFKLEFGISKNDNKVTLIDEISPDTCRFWDANTMESLDKDVYREEKGDLLNAYEVLLGRLDI, from the coding sequence ATGGAAGATAAGAAAAATTTTGAGCTTTTATACGAAGGGAAAGCCAAAAAAGTATACAAGTTCGATGAGCAGAAGTTATTGATAAAATTTAAAGACGATGTCACAGCGTTCAACGGATTAAAAAAAGATCAGATACTTAACAAAGGTAAAATTAACAAAAAAATTTCTAAGTTTTTCTTTGAAATGTTGAATAAGGAAGGAATAAATACCCATTACATCAACGATTACGATGAAAACTCTTTCGTTGCAAAATGGACAGATTTAATTCCTCTTGAGGTTATAGTTAGAAATTACACTGCCGGTAGTTTTTGTAAGAGATACGGTGTGAAAAAAGGCTTGATATTTGATTATCCTTTAATTGAATTTTCTTTAAAAAATGACGAGTTAGGTGATCCCATGATCACCAAAGATGCTGTCCTTCTTTTGAAGGTTACCACAGAAGACATATTGGATGAAATCACTTCAATTTCTAAAAAAGTCAACGATATTTTGAGTGATTATTTAAAATCTAAAGGAATTATTTTGGTGGATTTTAAATTAGAGTTCGGAATCAGTAAAAACGATAATAAAGTTACGTTGATAGATGAGATTTCACCTGATACATGCCGTTTTTGGGACGCAAATACTATGGAATCCCTTGACAAAGATGTGTATAGGGAAGAAAAGGGAGATCTACTAAACGCCTACGAAGTATTGCTTGGGAGGTTGGATATATGA
- a CDS encoding radical SAM protein — MTLIKEIEFVILKNTSSVSLTGNYCYLNCKHCGRHYLNNMARVKDMKNLVNKGFTSFLISGGLLTDGKVPITIFADTLYTLKTKYNLKYNVHTGYVDEKDIHVLKKIADTVSFDLVGEQQTVREVYGKFDYDKMWTSFELLVKNDFVVKPHITIGLNKGEFSHEQKAIEKLKKFGDRIDEIIFLVFIPTVGTEFHSYQPPKVTEVVSFLSKVRKDFQHKKLTLGCMHPKGKYREDLQTNLLGIVNKIVQPIGKVIEKAERENYQISYSYECCAFPSDCRLVQ; from the coding sequence ATGACATTGATTAAAGAAATTGAATTCGTTATTTTAAAGAACACCTCTTCAGTATCATTAACAGGGAATTATTGCTATCTGAACTGCAAACATTGTGGTCGCCATTATCTAAATAATATGGCCAGGGTAAAAGATATGAAAAATTTAGTAAATAAAGGGTTCACTTCTTTTTTAATTAGTGGTGGATTATTAACCGATGGAAAGGTTCCAATTACTATTTTTGCAGATACACTATATACTCTAAAAACCAAATATAATTTGAAATACAACGTACATACTGGCTATGTGGATGAAAAAGATATCCATGTTTTAAAAAAGATCGCGGATACTGTATCTTTTGACCTAGTTGGAGAACAGCAAACTGTAAGAGAGGTTTATGGAAAATTTGATTATGATAAGATGTGGACTTCTTTCGAATTACTTGTAAAGAATGATTTTGTCGTTAAACCACATATTACCATAGGCTTGAATAAAGGAGAATTCTCTCATGAACAAAAAGCAATTGAAAAACTAAAAAAATTTGGAGATCGAATAGATGAAATTATATTTCTAGTTTTTATACCCACCGTTGGAACTGAATTCCATTCTTATCAACCTCCAAAAGTGACGGAAGTTGTTTCTTTTCTTTCAAAGGTAAGAAAAGATTTTCAACATAAAAAGTTAACGCTAGGTTGTATGCATCCAAAGGGGAAATATAGAGAAGATCTTCAAACCAATCTTTTAGGTATTGTAAATAAAATTGTTCAACCTATTGGCAAAGTTATCGAAAAAGCCGAAAGAGAAAATTACCAGATTAGTTATAGTTACGAATGTTGTGCTTTCCCTTCTGATTGCCGCCTTGTGCAATAG